Proteins encoded together in one Nocardioides marinisabuli window:
- a CDS encoding sigma factor-like helix-turn-helix DNA-binding protein yields MPAPKSPEFRRRAFELARLREKPIAQIAKDLGIAESGLRRWMKQADIDDGVQDGLTSDERAELVQLRRDKRVLEMEIEILKRASAYFARENVLPK; encoded by the coding sequence GTGCCTGCACCGAAGAGTCCTGAGTTCCGTCGTCGAGCATTCGAGCTGGCGCGGCTGCGTGAGAAGCCGATCGCTCAGATCGCGAAGGATCTCGGCATTGCCGAGTCCGGTCTGCGTCGCTGGATGAAGCAGGCCGACATCGACGACGGCGTCCAAGACGGCCTGACCTCTGATGAGCGGGCCGAGCTGGTCCAGCTGCGCCGTGACAAGCGGGTGCTCGAGATGGAGATCGAGATCTTGAAGCGGGCCAGTGCCTACTTCGCTCGGGAGAACGTGCTCCCAAAATAG